In a genomic window of Venatoribacter cucullus:
- a CDS encoding hypoxanthine-guanine phosphoribosyltransferase yields the protein MSQSLTLEELNRVMAEADLLKSAAEVDAALNKLAVEITGRLSTSLPVVYGIMNGGLVMAGQLLTKLNFPLEQGYMHATRYRGETTGHTDLQWQAPPSIPMDGRTVLILDDIFDEGNTLAEVVKACHAQGAKEVFTAVLVNKLHDRKNTDLQIDFIGMDVEDRYVFGCGMDYRGYWRNAPGIYAVKGM from the coding sequence ATGAGCCAGTCCCTGACTCTGGAAGAACTGAACCGCGTGATGGCCGAGGCCGATCTGCTGAAATCCGCCGCCGAAGTGGATGCCGCCCTGAATAAACTGGCGGTGGAGATTACCGGCCGTTTAAGCACCAGCCTGCCGGTGGTGTACGGCATTATGAACGGTGGCCTGGTGATGGCCGGCCAGCTGCTGACCAAACTGAATTTCCCGCTGGAGCAGGGCTATATGCACGCCACCCGCTACCGTGGTGAAACCACCGGTCATACCGATCTGCAATGGCAGGCGCCGCCGTCCATTCCGATGGACGGTCGCACCGTGTTAATCCTGGATGATATTTTCGACGAGGGTAATACCCTGGCCGAAGTGGTAAAAGCCTGTCATGCCCAGGGCGCCAAAGAGGTATTTACCGCGGTGCTGGTGAACAAGCTGCACGACCGCAAAAATACCGATCTGCAAATCGACTTCATCGGCATGGATGTGGAAGACCGTTATGTGTTCGGCTGCGGTATGGATTACCGCGGTTACTGGCGCAACGCGCCGGGTATCTACGCCGTCAAAGGCATGTAA
- a CDS encoding efflux RND transporter periplasmic adaptor subunit encodes MSSANGSSLSLWQRSKSTVLVVVVLAIGVVGFNYITASAPKPQRVKPQPVARLVEAVPVTLASSRPYWLSGGEVRAAEQVALAAQVSARVVQLSGQALPGARLAKGTLLAQLEKADFELALQQQQAALAQAEAQLQIEQGQAALAQEEYAIAAQPLSEQERALVLREPQIASARAAVATARANVQQARLNLARTEIRMPFDGQILARHISTGSQVGSSTPLFEVVRTDHFWVEVKVPRTFLPLLDTTASALVMPAGADPHGHGREASILHVLPGVSDSDRQAVVLLQINNPLGGDLPVLAGDYVSVQLPGRVFEQAVVIDSRYLQDDGTVWVVHQNQLQRRQPEVLFRGREQVWLGKGFSPEDRILSSRVDAAVAGMSVRLQEPRP; translated from the coding sequence ATGAGTTCTGCCAACGGATCTTCCCTTAGCCTGTGGCAGCGCAGCAAAAGCACTGTGCTGGTGGTTGTGGTGCTGGCCATCGGGGTGGTGGGGTTTAACTACATCACCGCCTCCGCGCCCAAGCCACAACGGGTAAAACCGCAGCCGGTGGCACGGCTGGTAGAGGCGGTGCCCGTCACCCTGGCCAGCTCACGGCCCTATTGGTTGTCCGGCGGGGAAGTGCGGGCGGCTGAACAGGTGGCGCTGGCGGCGCAGGTCAGTGCGCGGGTGGTGCAGTTATCCGGGCAGGCACTGCCGGGGGCACGGCTGGCCAAAGGCACCTTGCTGGCGCAGCTGGAGAAAGCCGATTTTGAATTGGCCCTGCAGCAGCAACAGGCCGCGTTGGCCCAGGCCGAAGCCCAGTTGCAGATTGAGCAGGGACAGGCGGCGCTGGCGCAGGAAGAATACGCCATTGCCGCGCAGCCATTAAGCGAGCAGGAACGGGCGCTGGTATTGCGTGAACCACAAATAGCCAGCGCCCGGGCGGCGGTGGCGACCGCCCGCGCCAATGTGCAGCAGGCGCGGCTGAATCTGGCCCGTACCGAAATACGCATGCCTTTCGATGGCCAGATTCTGGCCCGGCATATCAGCACCGGCAGCCAGGTGGGCAGCAGCACGCCGTTGTTTGAGGTGGTACGTACCGATCATTTCTGGGTTGAGGTAAAAGTACCGCGCACGTTCCTGCCGCTGCTGGATACCACCGCCAGTGCCCTGGTAATGCCGGCGGGGGCCGATCCGCATGGGCATGGCCGTGAAGCCAGCATTCTGCACGTACTGCCCGGTGTCAGTGACAGCGACCGGCAGGCGGTGGTGCTGTTACAGATTAATAATCCTTTAGGCGGAGATTTGCCGGTATTGGCCGGCGATTACGTCAGCGTGCAGCTACCGGGCCGTGTCTTTGAGCAGGCGGTGGTGATCGACAGTCGTTATTTGCAGGACGATGGCACGGTTTGGGTGGTGCATCAGAATCAGCTGCAGCGCCGCCAGCCCGAGGTGTTGTTCCGGGGTCGTGAGCAGGTATGGCTGGGTAAGGGATTCAGTCCGGAAGACCGCATATTAAGCAGCCGCGTTGATGCGGCGGTGGCGGGAATGAGCGTGCGCCTGCAGGAGCCGCGCCCATGA
- a CDS encoding efflux transporter outer membrane subunit, with translation MRGKRRFNILLLAALTLGLAGCARVQPAPQPDMQPWPEVLGGAAAVTQPSHWWTAFNDPQLNRWIEQGLQQNYSLQAAWARLAQSEAVARQAGSERYPDLSVSLSRSRQWRNDVSTDLWSAGITTEYELDFWGRVSALQEQGRLNALASLQATRVQANTVAANIALNAYGLRMQQLNLQLLTQQQQRLQEALQVTQARFQRGQALISDVWQQQQLLEANQAERITATAEYQRYRHQLALWLGDPGWLQPEAGNISADAAALPVLTAADQGVALTALQQRPDVQQAWFELQASNAAVAAAVANRFPRFTLTASYRGEDANLSNVFDDWIGNLAAGLVLPLIDGANRRAEVARQRAALEEGLADYQNTLLSAAQEVQDALTGNQQMAGRVTSLERQLQLARDTEAYQSNRYRKGSGDFLSLLTAQREVLSLEQQLLSARWQQLQYRIQLFRAVSHGDFAQKDEPV, from the coding sequence TTGCGCGGAAAACGCCGTTTTAACATTCTGCTGCTGGCTGCCTTAACCCTGGGACTGGCTGGTTGTGCCCGTGTACAACCGGCGCCGCAGCCCGATATGCAACCCTGGCCAGAGGTGTTGGGTGGTGCTGCCGCAGTAACTCAGCCGTCACACTGGTGGACAGCCTTTAATGACCCGCAGCTGAACCGCTGGATAGAGCAGGGGCTGCAGCAGAATTACAGCCTGCAGGCTGCCTGGGCGCGGCTGGCGCAAAGCGAAGCGGTGGCGCGCCAGGCCGGCAGTGAGCGTTATCCCGATCTTTCCGTATCCCTCAGCCGCTCACGCCAGTGGCGCAACGATGTCAGCACCGATTTATGGTCAGCCGGCATAACCACCGAATACGAACTGGATTTCTGGGGCCGCGTCAGCGCGCTGCAGGAACAGGGTCGCCTGAATGCGCTTGCCAGCCTGCAGGCCACTCGGGTGCAGGCCAATACCGTGGCCGCCAACATTGCCTTAAACGCCTATGGCCTGCGCATGCAGCAGCTGAATCTGCAGCTGCTGACGCAGCAGCAGCAGCGGCTGCAGGAGGCGTTGCAGGTTACCCAGGCGCGGTTTCAGCGCGGGCAGGCTTTAATCAGCGATGTCTGGCAGCAACAACAATTGCTGGAAGCCAATCAGGCCGAACGCATTACCGCCACCGCTGAGTATCAGCGTTACCGGCACCAGCTGGCGTTGTGGCTGGGTGATCCGGGCTGGCTGCAGCCCGAAGCAGGCAATATTTCCGCAGACGCGGCCGCTTTACCGGTGCTGACCGCTGCTGATCAGGGCGTGGCGTTAACCGCCTTGCAGCAGCGCCCGGATGTGCAGCAAGCCTGGTTTGAATTACAGGCGTCTAATGCGGCGGTGGCGGCGGCCGTGGCCAACCGTTTTCCGCGCTTTACCTTAACCGCCTCGTACCGGGGTGAAGACGCCAACCTCAGCAATGTCTTTGATGACTGGATCGGCAATCTGGCCGCTGGCTTGGTGTTGCCCTTAATTGATGGCGCCAACCGCCGCGCCGAAGTCGCCCGCCAGCGGGCGGCGCTGGAAGAAGGGCTGGCCGATTATCAGAACACGCTGCTCAGCGCCGCGCAGGAAGTGCAGGATGCCTTAACCGGCAACCAGCAAATGGCCGGCCGGGTGACCAGCCTGGAACGGCAGCTGCAACTGGCACGCGATACCGAAGCCTATCAGAGCAACCGTTACCGCAAAGGCAGTGGCGATTTTCTCAGCCTGCTGACCGCCCAGCGTGAGGTGCTCAGCCTGGAACAGCAGCTGCTCAGCGCCCGCTGGCAACAGCTGCAATACCGTATTCAGCTATTCCGCGCCGTCAGTCACGGCGACTTTGCCCAGAAGGACGAGCCTGTATGA